The following coding sequences lie in one Phaeodactylum tricornutum CCAP 1055/1 chromosome 12, whole genome shotgun sequence genomic window:
- the myoB1 gene encoding predicted protein (Chromalveolate myosin type B): protein HKIKDSSCLTSLQAPDDYIGMDDVLHLPQITEASLLHTLRLRYRRDDIYTLAGPILISINPYQSVCLPGGESIYSEEQMLVYRSSTLAVDDKTPHLFQIADRAYTALMDSPPGMVRNQSIIISGESGAGKTEATKIIMKYLARITRKSEKPSATEGTALLSPNGKRIAALEDRVLSSNPLLETFGNAQTLRNDNSSRFGKFIHIYFDTIKGGITGASISNYLLEKTRITTQVDGERNYHIFYQLLSGVDSTLMEDLGLQEGVQGFAYLGNRSAEKSEADAEAFRETIVCLERIGLDTEDQRAVFGMTAAVLHLGNIQFEATDQEENCEAIISAATLPSLRKACELLGLDEAKLSEAILTKVLVVNGKTIKKPQNVALAEDKRDALAKMTYSCLFLWLVQCINETLQQKSTSKAFNSDKLGFIGVLDIYGFECFEQNGLEQLLINYCNEKLQRHFNRHLFEVEQELYANEGVDWSYITFNDNRPCLELIEGGSGIVGILNTLDDAWGGMGTASEKDGKFVTHLHKLFGTGSGDSKKGDTESGHPNFVTPKFGNDRQFIVLHYAGEVRYTAEGFVEKNMETMSNEIRELGEQSSLDLSQKVYSCGQSDISGKDPLRSSIRGISVGSQFRSSLQSLVTDLDRTQPHYIRCIKPNLSKAPGSFLAGEVLKQLRYSGMMEAIRIRREGYALREEHESFFSRFSVLLNQDEVDTDETGIEQLVKVLSKRLNVTEADWQIGHSKIFLRRELSDKLERLAKLRVHAAARTL from the exons CATAAAATCAAGGACAGTTCGTGTTTGACTTCCTTACAGGCACCGGACGATTACATCGGCATGGATGATGTCTTGCATCTGCCACAAATTACCGAAGCCAGCTTACTGCACACGCTGCGTTTACGCTACCGACGGGACGATATTTACACGCTCGCCGGACCAATTCTCATCTCGATTAATCCTTATCAGAGTGTCTGTCTACCGGGTGGCGAATCGATCTATTCCGAAGAGCAAATGCTCGTTTACCGCTCGTCGACCTTGGCAGTGGATGACAAGACGCCGCACTTGTTCCAGATTGCCGATCGGGCCTATACCGCCCTCATGGATTCG CCTCCCGGAATGGTTCGTAATCAGTCCATTATTATTAGTGGAGAAAGCGGCGCCGGCAAAACGGAAGCAACCAAAATCATCATGAAGTATTTGGCGCGGATCACACGCAAATCGGAAAAGCCTTCGGCCACGGAAGGAACCGCTTTGCTCAGTCCTAACGGCAAACGCATTGCCGCACTAGAAGATAGAGTTCTGTCTTCAAATCCGTTGCTCGAAACGTTCGGAAACGCCCAAACTCTACGGAACGACAATTCTTCACGTTTCGGTAAATTCATTCACATTTACTTTGATACGATTAAGGGAGGTATTACCGGAGCATCCATTTCGAATtatttgttggaaaagacgcGCATCACGACGCAGGTAGACGGCGAGCGCAATTATCACATTTTCTACCAACTATTGTCCGGGGTAGACTCGACCCTGATGGAGGACCTAGGACTCCAAGAGGGGGTGCAAGGATTTGCGTACCTCGGAAATCGCAGCGCCGAAAAGTCCGAAGCAGATGCGGAAGCTTTTCGAGAGACAATTGTATGTTTGGAACGTATCGGCCTAGACACGGAAGACCAAAGGGCAGTTTTCGGAATGACGGCGGCAGTTTTGCATTTGGGAAATATCCAGTTCGAAGCGACGGACCAGGAAGAAAACTGTGAAGCCATCATTTCGGCGGCTACATTGCCGTCGCTGCGGAAAGCCTGCGAGCTTTTGGGCCTTGATGAAGCCAAATTGTCGGAGGCGATATTGACCAAAGTTTTGGTAGTTAACGGCAAGACAATAAAGAAGCCTCAGAATGTGGCGTTGGCCGAGGACAAGCGCGATGCTCTTGCCAAAATGACCTACTCTTGTTTGTTCTTGTGGCTCGTTCAGTGCATCAATGAAACACTCCAGCAGAAGTCTACCAGTAAGGCATTTAATTCCGATAAGCTCGGATTTATTGGTGTCCTTGATATCTATGGCTTCGAATGCTTCGAACAAAACGGCCTTGAACAGTTGTTGATCAATTACTGTAATGAAAAGCTTCAGCGTCACTTCAACCGACACTTGTTTGAAGTGGAGCAAGAGTTATACGCCAACGAGGGCGTAGATTGGTCGTACATTACCTTCAACGACAATCGTCCTTGCTTGGAATTGATTGAGGGTGGTAGCGGTATTGTTGGTATTCTCAACACATTGGATGATGCCTGGGGGGGAATGGGAACCGCTTCTGAAAAAGACGGCAAATTCGTGACCCATCTACACAAACTGTTTGGGACGGGTTCCGGTGACAGTAAAAAGGGCGATACAGAAAGTGGTCACCCAAACTTTGTTACACCAAAGTTTGGCAATGACCGTCAATTCATTGTTCTACACTATGCCGGAGAG GTTCGCTATACTGCTGAAGGATTTGTCGAAAAGAATATGGAAACCATGAGTAACGAAATTCGCGAACTCGGCGAGCAGTCTTCTTTGGATCTTTCCCAGAAAGTTTATTCGTGTGGACAGTCGGACATAAGCGGGAAAGACCCTCTCAGGTCTTCAATTCGAGGAATTAGCGTGGGATCTCAGTTTCGCTCGTCACTTCAAAGCTTAGTGACTGATTTAGATCGCACCCAACCGCACTATATTCGCTGCATCAAACCGAATCTTTCCAAAGCGCCCGGAAGTTTCCTTGCCGGAGAGGTTCTAAAGCAGTTACGCTATTCTGGAATGATGGAGGCAATTCGCATTCGACGGGAAGGCTACGCACTTCGCGAAGAGCACGAAAGTTTCTTCAGTCGATTCAGTGTCCTACTGAACCAGGACGAGGTCGATACCGATGAGACTGGTATCGAGCAGCTCGTAAAGGTTTTGTCGAAGAGACTCAACGTCACCGAAGCTGACTGGCAAATCGGCCATTCCAAGATCTTCCTCCGCCGAGAGCTTTCAGACAAACTTGAACGTCTTGCGAAGCTGCGAGTACATGCCGCAGCTCGCACTCTC
- a CDS encoding predicted protein has translation MPQPGVHCSRPHPDPWCNCEKNHETWTSGTAKLRKTVPVKPKKAEAATWGEPRRVRFWADSCSGPLWKRATSARGRRVLVETNGTDADSYQALITPPRYAYTGTLFGASVGSSWGARQALDRARQEEMERLGVTPEMLEAAREIGLTLEQSMDGLRATQESLGTLQRIARRLDAENTELYAKATQAVTDGDDTMARKYLLERTAIEEKLKKTLTECADEKKRFSRMERNVEALEERAREIERLLSRSVGAKAMQNSSELGLALSSEDPLLKKFRDAGLE, from the exons ATGCCACAACCCGGCGTACATTGCTCCCGTCCGCATCCAGACCCGTGGTGCAACTGCGAGAAAAACCACGAGACGTGGACAAGTGGGACCGCCAAATTGCGGAAAACAGTGCCCGTAAAGCCCAAGAAAGCCGAGGCAGCAACGTGGGGGGAACCGCGGCGGGTGCGATTCTGGGCGGACTCTTGCTCGGGCCCTTTG TGGAAGCGAGCTACGTCCGCTCGGGGACGCCGCGTGTTGGTAGAAACGAACGGAACGGATGCCGACTCGTACCAAGCTCTCATCACACCACCCCGGTATGCATACACAGGTACCTTGTTTGGCGCTTCGGTCGGTTCCAGCTGGGGTGCCCGCCAGGCCCTGGACCGGGCGcgccaagaagaaatggagcGACTGGGCGTCACTCCGGAAATGCTAGAGGCGGCCCGCGAAATCGGACTCACGTTGGAACAATCCATGGACGGATTGCGGGCGACACAGGAGAGTTTGGGTACTTTGCAGCGAATTGCTCGCCGACTGGATGCGGAAAACACGGAACTGTACGCCAAGGCGACACAAGCCGTCACGGACGGAGACGACACAATGGCACGCAAATATTTGTTGGAGCGTACGGCGATTGaggaaaaattgaaaaagacGTTGACGGAATGTGCGGACGAAAAAAAGCGATTCTCACGAATGGAACGGAACGTGGAAGCACTCGAGGAGCGGGCACGAGAAATTGAGCGATTGCTTTCGAGATCGGTGGGGGCCAAGGCCATGCAAAATTCGAGCGAACTCGGACTAGCTTTGTCCAGCGAAGACCCGCTCTTGAAAAAATTTCGGGATGCTGGCCTCGAGTGA
- a CDS encoding predicted protein — protein sequence MVQPSNATVRKLLTKSQTTPQRRPRQSPSPISIVIKIVTATVIILAIVHPIYLYRHISQSNAIPGDWFQNKSMSSLSAESTNRKPKTPTEGQATGLTRAQENNAHRLHLRTTPGERPYLRQDSPGCLTDACVQQLASTIARAFPDRVNQSWCFREEPPLGHEDNANAPASVHSKDGNGVWRGIILVKVPKGASSTSAGVAIRIGRRVGCQAVQWKHRVASKYQRLHHPDTFLFTTVRDPAARAISTIFFHTISRSPKAKPTDDLIKTYLQQSKDIHFGSISEGQGGFQLRYTSLDEIAKGSAWSATNRTRVLHPEQVVANVRSVIDSYGFLLVTERMEESLVAMALVLGIDVADVLVTSSKVAGGSRYHFARMPKQEYKCLPTVKSFVSPGVAQYIDSDEWRAINYGDYLLQATANQSLDLTIARLGRTRFEAALSEFRTLRAKEQALCAPNVSFPCSNEGVPQPQLATESCYLPFFDFGCGHKCIDQMIKIDREMRGVSGWQYQ from the coding sequence ATGGTTCAACCATCCAACGCCACGGTCAGAAAGCTGCTGACGAAATCACAAACAACGCCACAACGAAGACCACGCCAGTCGCCCTCTCCCATCTCAATTGTTATCAAAATTGTCACAGCGACTGTTATCATCCTTGCCATAGTGCACCCGATTTATCTCTATCGCCACATATCCCAATCGAACGCAATCCCTGGGGACTGGTTCCAGAACAAATCAATGTCATCGCTGTCGGCGGAGTCAACCAACCGCAAGCCAAAGACGCCAACCGAAGGCCAAGCAACAGGGCTTACACGAGCGCAAGAAAATAACGCTCACCGACTACACCTTCGCACGACTCCTGGCGAACGACCGTATCTGCGACAAGACAGTCCGGGTTGTTTGACGGATGCTTGTGTACAGCAACTGGCGTCCACGATTGCTCGCGCCTTTCCGGACCGCGTTAACCAGAGTTGGTGTTTTCGGGAGGAACCTCCACTGGGTCATGAAGACAACGCCAACGCGCCCGCGTCAGTACACAGCAAAGACGGAAATGGGGTGTGGCGGGGCATAATCCTGGTCAAAGTTCCCAAAGGCGCGTCTTCCACCTCGGCCGGCGTTGCCATTCGCATCGGTCGCCGTGTCGGGTGTCAGGCAGTCCAGTGGAAACACCGCGTCGCTTCCAAGTACCAACGGCTCCACCATCCCGACACCTTTTTGTTTACGACCGTTCGGGACCCGGCAGCACGTGCGATCAGCACTATTTTCTTCCATACCATAAGTCGAAGCCCAAAAGCCAAACCGACGGACGATCTCATCAAAACTTATTTACAACAGAGCAAGGATATACACTTTGGATCCATTTCGGAGGGACAGGGAGGTTTTCAATTGCGTTACACATCCCTAGACGAGATTGCTAAGGGCTCGGCCTGGTCCGCGACCAACAGAACGCGCGTTTTGCATCCGGAGCAGGTCGTCGCCAACGTGCGGAGCGTAATTGACTCTTACGGATTCTTGCTTGTAACGGAGCGTATGGAGGAATCTCTCGTCGCCATGGCACTTGTCCTGGGCATTGACGTGGCTGACGTTCTAGTCACGTCGTCCAAGGTCGCCGGTGGTAGTCGGTATCACTTTGCCCGTATGCCTAAACAAGAGTACAAATGCTTACCTACCGTCAAAAGCTTTGTTTCTCCCGGAGTCGCTCAATACATAGATTCGGACGAGTGGCGGGCAATTAACTATGGAGATTACTTGCTGCAAGCCACCGCCAACCAGAGTTTAGATTTGACCATTGCACGTTTGGGGAGAACGCGGTTTGAGGCGGCTCTGTCCGAATTCCGTACATTGCGCGCCAAGGAACAAGCTCTTTGCGCCCCTAATGTGTCATTCCCGTGTTCGAACGAGGGCGTTCCACAACCACAGCTTGCCACAGAATCCTGTTACCTACCATTTTTTGATTTCGGCTGTGGACACAAATGCATTGATCAAATGATCAAAATTGATCGGGAAATGCGGGGAGTTAGTGGATGGCAGTACCAATAG